The nucleotide sequence CGCATACACAATCACCGGCAGGGAAGCTGTCATTCCCTGATTTCCGCTGCCGGAATTGATAATAACCGGGAGCTCGCAACCGTTCATTCTGGCGTCAGACCCTGCCGCCGCCATGGCTTTGGCCCGGTTCTGCACACTGCTTCCGTAACATTCCAGCAGAATTTTTCCAATCTGAGCGCCCCAGGATCCCTTCATTCCTTCCTTTGCAATGGCTGTATTATAGGCAATCTGCCGTTCCAGCACTTCCTCCACATGAGAAATTTCCACACACTCCGCAAAAGCGGCAATTTTCTCCACCGTAAGGAGTTCCCGGTTCGTATCACAGGACTGCTTCTGCTCCGCATATGGCTTTTCCTGAATCACTTTTCCGTCTTTTTTTATGCAGACGACATTCGTGTGATGATCGGCAATCTGCGCATACCCGGAATGTTTTCCCGCACTGGCCTTAATCTGAATATCAAAAATATAACCGCTTTGGGATTCGTTTACGCTGACCGGAAGATGAGCCTTCAGCGCTTTTGCCTGTTCTTTCTGTTCTTCTGTCATGAAAGCCAGAATTTCCAGTCCCTTTCCGGCATCTCCGGCCACAATTCCGGCGCATACCGCAGCGGCAATTCCCCGCTGGCCGCCGGTACACGGAACCACCACGCTTTTCACATTTTTAATGATATTTGCACTGGCCCGCACTTCTACCCGCTCCGGCTCCATGCCCAGCGCCTGGGCTGCAACTGCCGCCCCATATGCAATGGCAATGGGCTCCGTACATCCCATGGCAGGAACCAGTTCTTCCTGCAGTATTCTCACATATTCATTATAAATCTTCTGTTCCATATCCTGTTCTCCCTGAACGGTGTTTATCCACGCAGAATTTAGCATAAAGTTCATTTTCTACAGTTTAGCACAAAAACGTAATTTCTTCCACACTGTCCCGGCTCCGGCTCTTTTCTTTCTCTTCTTTTTATATTATAATAGTGCGGGAGTACAACAGAAAAAGGAGGAAATTATGATTCAGTACATAGCAAGTGATCTTGACGGAACCTTACTTCCGGACGGCGGACAGGAAATGAACCCTGAGATTTACGATTTGATTTTACAGTTAAAGGAAAAAGGTATCCGGTTCATTGCCGCAAGCGGCAGGCAGTACCACAGCATCCGCCGGTTGTTCCATCCCGTCCGGGACGATATTTCCTATATTACGGAAAACGGCTCTCTCTGCCTCCATCAGGGACAGGTCATATACCGGGGCCTGATTGAACGGGAAACAGGTCTTCGTATCATTGACGCCGGAAGGGAATATCCGGGAAGCCATACGCTCCTTTCCTGTGAAAGCCGGACTTATACCGATTCCCAGGACCCGGACTTCCTTCACCACATGCGCGACGTGCTTCACAATGATATTGCTGTTGTGGAGGATCTGCGCCAGGTACAGGAACCTTTTCTGAAAATTGCCATCTGCGACCCTGAGGGCACTGACCGGCTGGAGCCATTTCTGAGAGAACGCTTTTCCTCTGAAATCCGGGTAGTCACCGCC is from Lachnospiraceae bacterium JLR.KK002 and encodes:
- a CDS encoding HAD family hydrolase, whose protein sequence is MIQYIASDLDGTLLPDGGQEMNPEIYDLILQLKEKGIRFIAASGRQYHSIRRLFHPVRDDISYITENGSLCLHQGQVIYRGLIERETGLRIIDAGREYPGSHTLLSCESRTYTDSQDPDFLHHMRDVLHNDIAVVEDLRQVQEPFLKIAICDPEGTDRLEPFLRERFSSEIRVVTAGRIWVDFLAPNADKGKALEVLLKHLNIPPENGIAFGDQQNDTQMLRFAGTGYAMKTAAPGVAEYADHITESVTEVIRKLLATESVS
- a CDS encoding L-serine ammonia-lyase, iron-sulfur-dependent, subunit alpha produces the protein MEQKIYNEYVRILQEELVPAMGCTEPIAIAYGAAVAAQALGMEPERVEVRASANIIKNVKSVVVPCTGGQRGIAAAVCAGIVAGDAGKGLEILAFMTEEQKEQAKALKAHLPVSVNESQSGYIFDIQIKASAGKHSGYAQIADHHTNVVCIKKDGKVIQEKPYAEQKQSCDTNRELLTVEKIAAFAECVEISHVEEVLERQIAYNTAIAKEGMKGSWGAQIGKILLECYGSSVQNRAKAMAAAGSDARMNGCELPVIINSGSGNQGMTASLPVIVYAEELQASRETLLRALVVSNLVTIHLKTGIGRLSAYCGAISAGCGAGAGICYLYGGRAYEISHVIVNAVAINSGVICDGAKASCAAKIASAVEAGLLGVQMQRKNVEFHDGEGIIRKGVENTIRNIGKLASQGMRETDRTIISMMTQEDDSGSV